In a single window of the Cygnus olor isolate bCygOlo1 chromosome 5, bCygOlo1.pri.v2, whole genome shotgun sequence genome:
- the ISCA2 gene encoding iron-sulfur cluster assembly 2 homolog, mitochondrial — protein sequence MAAPGALRRCWRLVLGGRASWRPAPPLRGRALRWASSSSQPGPTESDPSEGQVYLSESCVKRLLEIAEGSEFLRLQVEGGGCSGFQYKFSLDTVVNPDDRVFEQGGARVVVDVDSLAFVKGSMVDFSQELIRSSFQVVSNPQAEKGCSCGTSFSVKF from the exons ATGGCGGCGCCGGGGGCGCTGAGGCGCTGCTGGCGGTTGGTGCTGGGCGGCCGGGCCAG CTGGCGACCCGCTCCGCCGCTCCGAGGACGAGCGCTGCGCTGGGCATCGTCCTCCTCGCAGCCGGGCCCGACGGAGAGCGACCCCAGCGAGGGGCAGGTGTACCTCAGCGAGAGCTGCGTGAAG aggctgctggagaTCGCGGAAGGCTCGGAGTTCCTCAGGCTGCAGGTGGAAGGAGGCGGTTGCTCCGGGTTCCAGTACAAGTTCTCTCTGGACACAGTTGTCAATCCTGATGACAG GGTGTTTGAACAAGGTGGTGCCCGTGTGGTCGTGGATGTGGACAGCCTGGCCTTTGTGAAAGGCTCCATGGTGGACTTCAGCCAGGAGCTGATTCGCAGCTCCTTCCAGGTGGTGAGCAATCCCCAGGCAGAGAAGGGATGCTCCTGTGGGACTTCCTTCTCTGTCAAATTCTGA